The following is a genomic window from Aeromonas sp. FDAARGOS 1405.
CCCGCAGCTTGCTCCGCTTGCACATGCTCCCAGCCGCTCACCTTGACGCGGCGGGTCAGGCGCGCCTTGCTGCGCCAACTGAGCTCGCCAAAGCCCATAAAGGTCTTGAGCCCGACCCGGATCGATTTGAGCAGCAGCGCCTGACGTGCGGCGGCATCCAGCGTTGGAAAGCAGATCTTGAGGTTGGTATCGGCAATATAGGCCTGCTTTTTCGAAAAACGCAGCAGGGTCGGTGAGACCAGATCGGCAAAGCGATCCCGCAACCTCGCAGGAGTAAATGCCAGCAGGGAGAGCAGGCCCAGTGCGAACCAGCTGCCCCACCATTTGGGATGCAGCAGGCGGCTATGAAATGAGGTATCAAATACCGGATCTAACGCAGACATGGCGACCATCAAGTCATCAAAAACAAGCGGTTATTGTAATTATCCTGACATTTTTTTCTACCCTGAGGAGGCTTGCTATCGACCTGCAAGGCACAGATCAGACTAGTTATCATAAAAAATGGCCCACCTGGGGCCATTTCAATCAATCTTAATTCAGGGTCAGCCGTGGGGCGACAATCCCTTGCGGATCCGCTGGATCCCCGCCTCGTAGAGGCCATCCGGCCCCTCCTGATCTTCACGGGTATCGAAGATCTTGAGGAACCACATGTACTGGCCCGGATGGCGCGTCAGCTGCTGTTGCACCATATCGTTCATCCGACAGGTATCGGCCATCACATCCTCGGTGGGATAGTTGTCAAACGGGGCATCTATCTCAAGCCGGTAACAGTGGTTCGCTTCGTCATAGCAGGCGAGCAGCGGCACCGCCTTGGCGCCGCTGACCTGAACCAGACGGGGCAAGGCTGGCAGGGTCGCCTTGGGGTGGCCGAAGAAGGGAGCAAAGATGCTCTTCTCGCGACCGTGATCCTGATCCGGCAGGTAGAAGAAGCTGCGACCACTCTTGATGGTTCTGATCACCGCCTTGATCCCGGCGCTGCGCTCGTAAACGCGGCAACCGTTTTTGGCCCGTGCACGGTTGAGGTGCCAGTCAAACACCGGATTGCGTGCCCGTTTCATCATGGTGCACATGGGCACCCCGCGCTGGGTGAAGCAGTAACCGGCGGCATCCACCGGCCAGGTATGGGGCACCACCAGGATCACCGGACGACCGGCAGCCCGCTCCGCCTCGATATGCTCCCAACCGATCACCTGCATCCGGCTCATCAGATAACGCTGACTGCGCATGGTGAACTCGCCAAATCCCAACAGACTCTTGAGGCCGACCCGGATCGAGGTCAGTGCAATGGCATCCCGCTCTTCCGGGCTCTTGTCCGGGAAGCAGATCTCCAGATTGGTTCTGGCGATATAAATCTGTTTTTTCGAGATACGAAACACCAGCGGCGCCAGGGCATCGGCCAAACGATCGCGCAATCGTACCGGCACAAACGCCAGCAGCATCAATACGCCGAGGGCCAGCCAACTGAACCAGTAACGGGGATGCAGAAAACGGGTTTCAAAGGAGGAATTAAATACGGGATCTTGGGGAGACATGATTCGGGGTCAAGCAAAAAAGTTGTGCTGCATTGTAGTCATCCTGACAGGTAATACCAGTTAATTCCATGGCCAGCAGCCCGACACGAGCGCGAGGTCAAAGAACCACAAAAAAATGCCCCGCACTACGGGGCATTTTGTTCGTTACACAACCAGAGTGGTGGCTCTTGGTCCAACCATCGTATGACTGGCCGTTTATCCCGTCGCTCTCGGAGCGCACTGCTTGACCATTTTTCGATATCACATCGTCAAGCGTCAGCGGTGAGCACCCTGGCGGGTAATGCCGTTATTCATTTCGGTATCACGCTGCGGCAGAAAAAACATCAGGTAACGCAGCGCCACATACCCGACGATCACGGTAGCAACCCCAAGCTCGAAGTGGGCCAGCAATCTTATCTGCTCAACGTAGTGACTCCCTTGCGCAAACCCTTCAACCAGATGGGCTACTTTGAACAGGGCAGTGGCACCGATCACCAGCGGGAAGGTGAAGGCGGCATAACCTGGCGAGAAGGGCAGACGCAGCAATTTGATGAAAGCCAGATAGATGATACCGGTCATCAGAATGGCAATCCCCAGCAGCACGGCCACCAGCAGCAGTGACGGCTCCTGGTTGACGGTCAGGTAACCGGCCAGAGAGAGGCTGGCAGGGGCAGCCAGAATGGCGATGGTCGGTTTGGCGGCATCCGGCACTTCATGACTGAAGATCAGGCGATAGAGCATCAGCGGCAGCATCAGGCCGTAGCAGATGATCCCGAACCAGAGCAGACCGTTGGCCAGCGGGGCAAACTGACCGCCCGGGAAGGCGACGTCAGCCACGATGATCCCCACCGGCGGCACGAACCAGCTCGGCACCATGTGGTGGATTTCAAACTCTTTGGCGCGATGCCAGATAAAAGTGGCCAGGAACAGCAGGTGAACTGCCACGGCAAACAGCCAGAGGGCTTCGCCCGCTTGCGGTGCAATCATACCCAGCGCTTTCGAGACCACCATGGTGCCCATGGCATAGGTCGGTACCACACTACCCACCACGGGGTGAGCGAGATCCTGCAACAGCAGCCGGGGGTGAAGCAGAAACTTGAAGGTCAGGATCACCAGCAGCACGGCCGCAATGGCGGCGCCCAGCAGCTGCATCCGGCCATCGAAGTGACCGGCATTTTCCCAACACCAACCAAGGCTGGCGATGCCCAGCGCCAAACCCGCCATAGGGGTTGGGGCGGCAGCCAGTGATTTACGGGTTCTTGCGATCATGATGACACCTTTCTATTGATGACGATGGCGATAGGATAATGGCCCCTTATCGTTTACGATATCTAAATGAATTGAATCAATCATTCAGGAAAACCAAACACAATGAAACTGACCCTGCAGCAGCTGAAAGTGTTCGCCACCATTGCCCGCTATGGCAATCTTGGCCTTGCCGCCAACGAGCTATGCCTGAGCAAGGGGGCTGTCTCCCAGTCGCTGCAGGAGCTGGAGCGCCAGCTCTCCACCCCGCTGTTTGACCGCATTCACCCCAGATTGCAGCTCAACAACGAGGGGCGCCTGCTGCAACCGGCCGCCGAAGAGCTGCTGACCCGGATGCAGGATATCGAGAACCTGTTTCGTCCCGATGCCGAGCCGAGCGGCCAGTTGCGCCTTGGTGCCAGCCAGACCATCGGCAACTA
Proteins encoded in this region:
- the lpxM gene encoding lauroyl-Kdo(2)-lipid IV(A) myristoyltransferase (LpxM is lauroyl-Kdo(2)-lipid IV(A) myristoyltransferase, an enzyme characterized in Escherichia coli and involved in biosynthesis of the form of lipid A found in that species and some closely related species.), giving the protein MSPQDPVFNSSFETRFLHPRYWFSWLALGVLMLLAFVPVRLRDRLADALAPLVFRISKKQIYIARTNLEICFPDKSPEERDAIALTSIRVGLKSLLGFGEFTMRSQRYLMSRMQVIGWEHIEAERAAGRPVILVVPHTWPVDAAGYCFTQRGVPMCTMMKRARNPVFDWHLNRARAKNGCRVYERSAGIKAVIRTIKSGRSFFYLPDQDHGREKSIFAPFFGHPKATLPALPRLVQVSGAKAVPLLACYDEANHCYRLEIDAPFDNYPTEDVMADTCRMNDMVQQQLTRHPGQYMWFLKIFDTREDQEGPDGLYEAGIQRIRKGLSPHG
- a CDS encoding TDT family transporter; the protein is MIARTRKSLAAAPTPMAGLALGIASLGWCWENAGHFDGRMQLLGAAIAAVLLVILTFKFLLHPRLLLQDLAHPVVGSVVPTYAMGTMVVSKALGMIAPQAGEALWLFAVAVHLLFLATFIWHRAKEFEIHHMVPSWFVPPVGIIVADVAFPGGQFAPLANGLLWFGIICYGLMLPLMLYRLIFSHEVPDAAKPTIAILAAPASLSLAGYLTVNQEPSLLLVAVLLGIAILMTGIIYLAFIKLLRLPFSPGYAAFTFPLVIGATALFKVAHLVEGFAQGSHYVEQIRLLAHFELGVATVIVGYVALRYLMFFLPQRDTEMNNGITRQGAHR